The Mauremys reevesii isolate NIE-2019 linkage group 1, ASM1616193v1, whole genome shotgun sequence genome has a segment encoding these proteins:
- the DNAL4 gene encoding dynein light chain 4, axonemal isoform X1, with protein sequence MADTGEGKKEEADYKRLHSFPLIRHTDMPEEMRVEAMELCVTACEKYATNNESAAKMIKETMDKKFGSSWHVVIGEGFGFEITHEVKNLLYMFFGGSLAVCVWKCS encoded by the exons ATGGCAGACACCggggaggggaaaaaggaggaggcAGATTATAAAAGACTTCACAGCTTCCCGCTGATCAGG CACACAGACATGCCAGAGGAGATGCGAGTGGAGGCCATGGAGCTGTGTGTCACCGCCTGTGAGAAATACGCCACCAACAATGAG AGTGCCGCTAAGATGATCAAAGAGACAATGGACAAGAAGTTTGGCTCCTCGTGGCATGTAGTGATTGGTGAGGGCTTTGGCTTTGAGATCACCCATGAGGTGAAGAACCTGCTGTACATGTTCTTTGGCGGCAGCCTGGCTGTTTGTGTCTGGAAGTGCTCCTGA
- the DNAL4 gene encoding dynein light chain 4, axonemal isoform X2: MADTGEGKKEEADYKRLHSFPLIRHTDMPEEMRVEAMELCVTACEKYATNNESAAKMIKETMDKKFGSSWHVVIG, encoded by the exons ATGGCAGACACCggggaggggaaaaaggaggaggcAGATTATAAAAGACTTCACAGCTTCCCGCTGATCAGG CACACAGACATGCCAGAGGAGATGCGAGTGGAGGCCATGGAGCTGTGTGTCACCGCCTGTGAGAAATACGCCACCAACAATGAG AGTGCCGCTAAGATGATCAAAGAGACAATGGACAAGAAGTTTGGCTCCTCGTGGCATGTAGTGATTG GATGA